CGTTGAGTCACGAGATGGTAACGGCACCGAAAAGCCAACCGATCTGGCTTTAAGCCTTCTGAACAATACCTAAACCTTCTTAGATCTACCTTGAGCTATCCCGAAGAAAAGTCTATGTTGCCAAGCTAGCCAAGATTATCTTGCTGATATTTATTAACGGAACAAAAACGGGGTCGACGTTGAGCCAACTAGACTTAATGACAAAAATAGTATCACTTTGTAAACGCCGGGGATTTGTTTTTCAAAGTAGCGAAATCTATGGTGGTTTAAAATCTTCTTACGACTACGGCCCCCTTGGTGTTGAACTCAAACGCAATATAGCCGCGGAATGGTGGCGGTCCATGGTGACAGAGAGAGAAGACGTTGTCGGCTTGGATGCCTCGATCATCATGCATCCCAAGGTATGGGAAACTTCCGGCCATGTGTCTGGCTTCTCTGATCCATTAGTAGACTGCTTGAATTGTAAGGAACGTTTTCGTGCTGACAAGGCACCAAAGAAAGAGCCTGGTGAGTCTGTAAGCTTCCGCGAAGGAGGGCGATCCGATGGCAAGAAACTCGAAGCCGCGGTCACCGACAAAGGGTATGTTTGCCCCGTATGTGGTAGCCCCCATATGAGCGATGAGCGACAGTTCAACGGCATGTTTAAAACATCCCTTGGCCCTGTCGATCCACTGGATAAGTTTATCAAAGGAATTCAAGGTAAAGACTTGAGTCAGAAAGAGCTTAGGGCTCAGTTAGAAGAAGCATTGGCATCAACCAATGTCTACTTACGCCCCGAGACAGCCCAAGCGATGTTCGTTCAATTTTTGAACGTGCAACAAACATCGAGCATGAAAGTACCCTTTGGAATCGCTCAGCAAGGAAAATCGTTTCGCAACGAGATTGTAGTTGAGCACTTTATCTTCAGATCCTGCGAATTTGAACAAATGGAAATGGAGTTTTTTGTTGAGCCTGGTACTCAAAAAGAGTGGCTTGAGTATTGGACCAAGACACGACTCGATTGGTACAAGTCTTTTGCAAACTCCCCAGAAAAGTTCGTCCTTCGTCGCCACGATTCCGATGAGCTAGCCCACTACTCTGACGATTGCTATGACGTTGAATACGAGTATCCTTGGGGATTCGACGAGCTTGAAGGCGTGGCGTCCCGTACCGACTACGATTTGAGCCGTCATGCAGCTGCTACTGGAGCAAAACTGAGTTACTTCGATCAAAGCAAGCCAGACCC
The genomic region above belongs to Pseudobacteriovorax antillogorgiicola and contains:
- a CDS encoding glycine--tRNA ligase codes for the protein MTKIVSLCKRRGFVFQSSEIYGGLKSSYDYGPLGVELKRNIAAEWWRSMVTEREDVVGLDASIIMHPKVWETSGHVSGFSDPLVDCLNCKERFRADKAPKKEPGESVSFREGGRSDGKKLEAAVTDKGYVCPVCGSPHMSDERQFNGMFKTSLGPVDPLDKFIKGIQGKDLSQKELRAQLEEALASTNVYLRPETAQAMFVQFLNVQQTSSMKVPFGIAQQGKSFRNEIVVEHFIFRSCEFEQMEMEFFVEPGTQKEWLEYWTKTRLDWYKSFANSPEKFVLRRHDSDELAHYSDDCYDVEYEYPWGFDELEGVASRTDYDLSRHAAATGAKLSYFDQSKPDPETGKNGWRYTPYVIEPAAGLTRSLLAFLLDAYTEEKGVDKNGKEKVRVVLKLHPKLAPIKVAVLPLMKKDGHPEKAREIVQAFRKAGVAVKYDEQQAIGKRYAKHDEIGTPFCLTVDGDTMEDGTITIRDRDTTEQERVSVEEAIARVVQRLNS